Proteins encoded within one genomic window of Oryza glaberrima chromosome 12, OglaRS2, whole genome shotgun sequence:
- the LOC127756606 gene encoding disease resistance protein Pik-2-like: MEATAVSIGRSVLKGALGFAKSTLVEEVSLQLGVQRDQAFIRDELEMMNSFLMAANDEKDDNKVVRTWVKQVRDVAYDVEDCLQDFAVRLGRKSSSWWRSPHTLWERRRIAKQMKELRGKVEDVSQRNMRYQLIKGSKPTVATNVAPSSTARATMSGVHEERWQHDKAVAGLVRLVIKTKVDELRVIAVWGTSGDIREMSIVGGAYDHLKRSNKFERCAWVNLMHPLNPTKLLQTIVRQFYVRSLQEAGKATPSCQILSSMLIKEDQGLGLKEDHLNDEFNEYLSDKCYLVMLNDLSTAEEWKQIKMLFPDNKKGSRIIVFTQHVEVASFCARTEEVAPEHMQLFADQTLYAFRCKCAKDGVDSMEDSSNLNEDTTYNAVEGKSLPRTYSMVTAFKESEIVGRVDEIKEIIELISKGSQQLEKISVWGMGGIGKTTLIQNVYRSEKVKKMFDKHACVTIMRPFNLNDLLMSLVRQLEDSKTSGEKELASILEGKKYLIVLDDVLSTTEWNAIESYFPAMETGSRIIITTRHQSIAKHCSGDQQGKIYQLNRLGDNDAKNLFAKKVFKESVNLDQEDLELIEEAKLILKKCKGLPLAIVTIGGFLASRPKTALEWRKLNEHISAELETNPELEAIRAVLNISYDGLPYHLKSCFLYLSIFPEDDKISRKRLVHRWCAEGYSRELLDKSAEEIANNYFFELIDRSMILPTQKSTYSNRGADSCQVHDIMREIAISKSKEENLVLRLEGGRRLHNHDTVRHLSITNSSEDRETDVGELKTTVDMSRIRSLTVFGEWRPFFISDKMRLLRVLDLEDTEGVRNHHIKQIGELLHLRYLSLRGCMHIAYLPDSLGNLRQLETLDVKDTFILRLPKTITNLRKLKYLRASIILNVNEVITEELPELMRNRLCIFTATLLLFCLACTRSSIGMLDDEFNTRDVCILGCCSILPRIAMLLDGKGVVAPRGLRRLTALHTLGVVDISWQPSILQDIKRLTHLRKLEVTGVNKKNSKKFLSALAALSRLESLSLISKGKPGLWGCLDAEEKFSPPKDLKSLKLHGNLVELPKWIGKLNNLVKLKLSETGLKDHDAAIQVLGKLRNLTILCLPHKSFHSLEGGELNFSEGSFKSLVVLELDFSGSKCVKFQQGAFHNLELLKLPGYIEEVETKFSGLEFLPRIKEVRLRGLLYNEYEQAARRLKEDLLAQLSENPKKPILKITLTPRVLPLS, from the exons ATGGAGGCCACGGCGGTGAGCATTGGCAGGTCCGTGCTGAAGGGAGCGCTTGGCTTCGCCAAATCCACCTTGGTGGAGGAGGTTTCCCTGCAGCTCGGCGTCCAGCGCGACCAGGCGTTCATCAGGGACGAGCTGGAGATGATGAACTCCTTCCTGATGGCCGCCAATGATGAGAAAGATGACAACAAGGTGGTCAGGACCTGGGTGAAGCAGGTCCGCGACGTGGCCTACGACGTCGAGGACTGCCTCCAGGACTTCGCCGTCCGCTTGGGGAGGAAGAGTTCATCCTGGTGGCGCAGCCCTCACACGCTGTGGGAGCGGCGCCGCATCGCCAAGCAGATGAAGGAGCTGAGGGGCAAGGTTGAGGATGTGAGCCAGAGGAACATGCGTTACCAACTCATCAAGGGCTCCAAGCCTACCGTAGCTACCAATGTCGCACCCAGCAGCACTGCCCGTGCGACCATGTCTGGCGTGCATGAAGAACGGTGGCAGCATGACAAGGCAGTAGCTGGTCTGGTTCGGCTGGTCATCAAAACCAAAGTCGATGAACTTAGAGTGATTGCGGTGTGGGGAACGAGTGGTGATATCAGGGAAATGTCCATCGTTGGAGGGGCCTATGATCATCTCAAGAGAAGCAACAAGTTTGAGCGCTGTGCCTGGGTTAATTTGATGCATCCTCTGAACCCAACAAAGCTCCTGCAAACCATTGTTAGGCAATTCTATGTAAGATCTCTTCAGGAGGCTGGCAAAGCAACTCCGTCGTGTCAAATTCTGAGTAGCATGCTGATAAAGGAAGATCAGGGTTTGGGGTTAAAGGAAGATCATTTGAACGATGAGTTCAATGAATATTTGAGTGACAAGTGCTACCTCGTTATGCTTAATGACCTATCAACCGCTGAAGAATGGAAGCAAATAAAAATGCTCTTCCCAGACAACAAGAAAGGGAGCCGAATCATAGTGTTCACACAACATGTTGAAGTTGCAAGCTTTTGTGCTAGGACCGAGGAGGTGGCACCCGAGCACATGCAGCTGTTTGCTGATCAGACTCTTTATGCTTTTCGCTgtaag TGTGCTAAAGATGGAGTAGATTCAATGGAGGACTCATCTAACTTAAACGAAGACACTACATACAACGCTGTAGAAGGAAAGAGCCTCCCTCGCACATATTCAATGGTAACTGCTTTCAAGGAATCTGAGATCGTTGGGCGAGTTGATGAAATAAAGGAGATTATTGAACTGATTTCAAAAGGTAGCCAACAGCTTGAGAAGATCTCAGTGTGGGGAATGGGTGGTATTGGGAAAACCACTCTAATTCAAAATGTCTACCGAAGCGAAAAGGTTAAGAAGATGTTTGATAAGCATGCATGTGTCACGATCATGCGCCCGTTCAATCTTAATGATCTTCTTATGAGCTTAGTTAGGCAACTAGAAGATTCAAAAACTTCTGGAGAAAAGGAGTTGGCTAGCATTTTAGAAGGAAAGAAATACTTGATTGTTCTTGATGATGTATTATCCACAACAGAATGGAATGCTATAGAATCATATTTCCCAGCAATGGAAACAGGAAGCCGGATCATAATCACCACAAGGCATCAAAGTATTGCTAAGCATTGTTCAGGGGATCAACAAGGAAAAATATATCAACTCAATCGTCTAGGAGACAACGATGCAAAGAACCTTTTTGCAAAAAAG GTATTTAAGGAGTCAGTAAATTTGGATCAAGAAGATCTTGAGTTGATTGAAGAAGCAAAACTGATTCTAAAGAAGTGCAAAGGACTTCCCCTCGCAATTGTCACCATAGGTGGTTTCTTGGCAAGCCGGCCCAAAACTGCTTTGGAGTGGAGGAAATTGAATGAGCATATTAGTGCAGAGTTGGAGACAAACCCAGAGCTTGAGGCCATAAGAGCTGTCCTTAATATAAGCTACGACGGATTACCCTATCACCTCAAGTCTTGCTTCTTGTACCTGTCCATCTTTCCTGAAGATGACAAGATTAGCCGGAAACGTTTGGTGCACCGATGGTGTGCAGAGGGTTACTCAAGGGAGCTATTGGACAAATCTGCAGAGGAAATAGCAAACAACTACTTCTTTGAACTCATAGACAGAAGCATGATCCTACCAACTCAAAAATCAACTTACAGCAATAGAGGAGCTGATTCTTGCCAAGTCCACGATATCATGCGCGAGATAGCCATCTCGAAGTCAAAGGAGGAAAATCTTGTTCTTAGACTCGAAGGGGGTCGTAGGCTACACAATCATGACACAGTTCGGCATCTTTCCATTACAAACAGCAGCGAGGACCGGGAGACAGATGTCGGTGAATTGAAGACAACAGTAGACATGTCCCGAATAAGATCATTAACAGTGTTTGGGGAGTGGAGGCCATTTTTCATTTCTGACAAGATGAGGTTGTTGCGTGTGCTCGACTTGGAAGACACAGAAGGTGTACGTAATCACCATATTAAGCAAATAGGGGAGCTTCTTCACCTTAGATACCTTTCTCTAAGAGGATGTATGCACATTGCTTACCTGCCTGATTCTTTGGGTAACCTAAGGCAACTGGAGACACTAGATGTCAAAGATACGTTCATACTCAGGTTGCCAAAGACCATCACTAATCTTCGCAAGCTGAAGTATCTCCGTGCAAGTATAATCCTCAATGTCAATGAAGTCATAACAGAGGAACTACCAGAGCTCATGAGGAACAGGCTATGCATTTTTACCGCTACGTTGCTGTTGTTTTGTCTGGCATGCACAAGAAGTTCAATTGGTATGCTGGATGATGAGTTTAATACCCGTGATGTCTGCATCTTGGGTTGCTGCAGCATTCTCCCTAGAATTGCTATGCTCCTCGATGGGAAGGGTGTAGTAGCACCAAGAGGGCTGAGGAGACTGACAGCCTTGCACACGCTAGGTGTGGTGGACATTTCATGGCAGCCATCAATTTTACAAGATATCAAGAGGCTCACCCACCTGCGCAAATTGGAAGTGACCGGTGTCAACAAGAAAAACAGCAAAAAGTTTTTATCTGCCCTTGCCGCTCTCAGCCGCCTGGAATCATTGTCACTGATCTCGAAGGGGAAGCCAGGTCTCTGGGGCTGTCTGGATGCTGAAGAAAAGTTTTCGCCACCTAAGGATCTCAAGAGTCTGAAGCTGCACGGCAATCTGGTTGAGTTGCCAAAATGGATCGGGAAGCTCAACAATCTCGTGAAGCTGAAGCTATCAGAAACCGGGCTCAAGGATCATGATGCTGCTATACAAGTCCTTGGTAAGCTACGAAACCTGACCATCCTATGCCTGCCGCACAAGTCATTTCACTCGCTTGAGGGTGGTGAACTCAATTTCTCGGAGGGATCTTTCAAAAGCCTGGTGGTTCTCGAGCTTGACTTCAGTGGGAGCAAATGCGTCAAGTTTCAACAAGGAGCATTCCACAATCTTGAGCTACTGAAGCTTCCTGGTTATATTGAAGAAGTAGAAACTAAGTTCTCTGGGCTAGAATTTCTCCCAAGAATCAAGGAAGTCCGGCTCCGTGGTTTACTTTATAACGAATACGAGCAAGCCGCACGAAGATTGAAGGAGGACTTGCTGGCACAGCTTTCCGAGAACCCAAAGAAACCAATCCTAAAGATTACCCTAACACCTCGAGTCTTGCCTCTTTCCTGA
- the LOC127756607 gene encoding disease resistance protein PIK6-NP-like, with translation MREIAISKSKEENLVLRLEGGRRLHNHDTVRHLSITNSSEDRETDVGELKTTVDMSRIRSLTVFGEWRPFFISDKMRLLRVLDLEDTEGVRNHHIKQIGELLHLRYLSLRGCMHIAYLPDSLGNLRQLETLDVKDTFILRLPKTITNLRKLKYLRASIDLNVNEGITEKLPELMRNRLCIFTAALLLLCLACTTSSIGMLDDEINTRDVCTLGCCSFLPSIAMLLDGNGVVAPRGLRRLTALHTLGVVDISWESSVLQDLKKLTQLRKLEVTGVNKKNSKKFLSALAALSCLESLSLISKGKPGLWGCLDAEEKFSPPKDLKSLKLHGNLIELPKWIGKLNNLVKLKLSETGLKDHDAAIQVLGKLRNLTILCLPHKSFHSLEGGELNFSEGSFKSLVVLELDFSGSKCVKFQQGAFHNLELLELSGYIEEVETKFSGLEFLPRIKEVQLHGYFYDVYEQAARRLKEDLLAQLSENPKKPILKTSGYF, from the coding sequence ATGCGTGAGATAGCCATCTCGAAATCAAAGGAGGAAAATCTTGTTCTTAGACTCGAAGGGGGTCGTAGGCTACACAATCATGACACAGTTCGGCATCTTTCCATTACAAACAGCAGCGAGGACCGGGAGACAGATGTCGGTGAATTGAAGACAACAGTAGACATGTCCCGAATAAGATCATTAACAGTGTTTGGGGAGTGGAGGCCATTTTTCATTTCTGACAAGATGAGGTTGTTGCGTGTGCTCGACTTGGAAGACACAGAAGGTGTACGTAATCACCATATTAAGCAAATAGGGGAGCTTCTTCACCTTAGATACCTTTCTCTAAGAGGATGTATGCACATTGCTTACCTGCCTGATTCTTTGGGTAACCTAAGGCAACTGGAGACACTAGATGTCAAAGATACGTTCATACTCAGGTTGCCAAAGACCATCACTAATCTTCGCAAGCTGAAGTATCTCCGTGCAAGTATAGACCTCAATGTCAATGAAGGCATAACAGAGAAACTACCAGAGCTCATGAGGAACAGGCTATGCATTTTTACCGCTGCGTTGCTGTTGCTTTGTCTGGCATGCACAACAAGTTCAATTGGTATGCTGGATGATGAGATTAATACCCGTGATGTCTGCACCTTGGGTTGCTGCAGCTTTCTCCCTAGCATTGCTATGCTCCTCGATGGGAATGGTGTAGTAGCACCAAGAGGGCTGAGGAGACTGACAGCCCTGCACACGCTGGGTGTGGTGGACATCTCATGGGAATCATCAGTTTTACAGGATCTCAAGAAGCTCACCCAACTGCGCAAATTGGAAGTGACCGGTGTCAACAAGAAAAACAGCAAAAAGTTTTTATCTGCCCTTGCCGCTCTCAGCTGCCTGGAATCATTGTCACTGATCTCGAAGGGGAAGCCAGGTCTCTGGGGCTGCCTAGATGCTGAAGAAAAGTTTTCGCCACCTAAGGATCTCAAGAGTCTGAAGCTGCACGGCAATTTGATTGAGTTGCCAAAATGGATCGGGAAGCTCAACAATCTCGTGAAGCTGAAGCTATCAGAAACCGGGCTCAAGGATCATGATGCTGCTATACAAGTCCTTGGTAAGCTACGAAACCTGACCATCCTATGCCTGCCGCACAAGTCATTTCACTCGCTTGAGGGTGGTGAACTCAATTTCTCGGAGGGATCTTTCAAAAGCCTGGTGGTTCTCGAGCTTGACTTCAGTGGGAGCAAATGCGTCAAGTTTCAACAAGGAGCATTCCACAATCTTGAGCTACTGGAGCTTTCTGGTTATATTGAAGAAGTAGAAACTAAGTTCTCTGGGCTAGAATTTCTCCCAAGAATCAAGGAAGTCCAGCTCCATGGTTATTTTTATGACGTATACGAGCAAGCCGCACGAAGATTGAAGGAGGACTTGCTGGCACAGCTTTCCGAGAACCCAAAGAAACCAATCCTGAAGACTAGCGGGTATTTTTAG